The following proteins are co-located in the Paenibacillus sp. J23TS9 genome:
- the nadC gene encoding carboxylating nicotinate-nucleotide diphosphorylase, giving the protein MMFNGYNEGLVESIRLWLQEDVGSGDITTMTTIPAGRESKGIIHAKDAGIVAGIPVAELVFQVVDPSLSFTAHVKDGDHVEKGTVLAVVEGSTHHILTGERIALNLLQRLSGIATRTRTFVDALEGLPARLVDTRKTTPGHRMLEKYAVRIGGGANHRFGLYDAVMIKDNHIKGAGGIRRAVERARAHIPHTMTIEVETESLQQVEEALEAGADIIMLDNMDKDMMKEAVRRIKTKAPHVRVEASGNVSLQTVKGIAECGVDVISVGRLTYSFESLDISLDLNAVK; this is encoded by the coding sequence ATGATGTTTAACGGATATAATGAGGGTCTGGTGGAATCCATTCGCTTGTGGCTGCAGGAGGATGTGGGTTCTGGTGATATTACGACCATGACAACGATTCCGGCAGGCCGTGAATCCAAAGGGATCATTCACGCTAAGGATGCCGGTATTGTGGCGGGCATTCCAGTCGCGGAGCTGGTGTTTCAAGTGGTAGACCCTTCTCTGTCCTTTACGGCCCATGTCAAGGACGGAGATCATGTGGAAAAGGGTACCGTACTAGCAGTCGTTGAAGGCAGCACGCATCATATTTTAACGGGAGAGCGGATTGCTTTGAATCTGCTGCAGCGTCTTTCGGGCATTGCCACCCGGACGCGTACATTCGTTGATGCACTGGAAGGACTGCCGGCCCGACTGGTCGATACACGCAAAACAACGCCAGGGCATCGTATGCTGGAGAAATATGCTGTCCGGATCGGCGGCGGTGCGAATCACAGGTTTGGTCTATATGATGCCGTCATGATTAAAGATAACCATATCAAAGGGGCGGGCGGAATCCGCAGAGCAGTTGAGCGTGCACGTGCCCATATACCACATACGATGACCATCGAAGTGGAAACAGAGTCCCTGCAGCAGGTAGAAGAGGCGCTGGAAGCCGGCGCTGATATTATTATGCTGGACAATATGGATAAAGATATGATGAAAGAGGCTGTCAGACGGATTAAGACGAAGGCTCCACATGTGCGTGTGGAGGCTTCAGGAAATGTCTCACTGCAGACGGTCAAAGGAATTGCCGAGTGCGGGGTTGACGTAATATCCGTAGGGCGGTTAACCTATTCTTTTGAGAGTCTCGACATCAGTCTGGATCTCAATGCTGTAAAGTAA